The following proteins are encoded in a genomic region of Saccharopolyspora antimicrobica:
- a CDS encoding DUF4389 domain-containing protein, which produces MTAQPADLFRPELDVAAPERQRRWTVLLRLLLLVPHFVVLWFVSIAAAVVLIVGWFAALVLGRLPDWLSGFLALYVGYQARVSASQLLLVDRYPPFLVDQPDYPVRVELRPGELNRLAVLFRIVLVIPAAILSAIVAHGWAVLAFFIWLIVLVLGRTPRPVFDATSAVLRFSFRTNAYFYLLTGAYPRHLFGDARAEENPPRQSPGTRPLVMSKGGRVLLVVFIVLGVLGLAGNGAVQTTYPPFEQDPHEYQYAQPE; this is translated from the coding sequence ATGACCGCGCAGCCAGCGGACCTGTTCCGGCCGGAGCTGGACGTCGCAGCACCCGAGCGGCAGCGGCGCTGGACCGTCCTGCTGCGGTTGCTGTTGCTGGTACCGCACTTCGTCGTGCTGTGGTTCGTGTCGATCGCGGCCGCGGTGGTGCTGATCGTCGGGTGGTTCGCCGCGCTGGTGCTGGGACGTCTGCCGGACTGGCTCTCGGGGTTCCTGGCCCTCTACGTCGGGTACCAGGCGCGGGTGTCGGCCTCCCAGCTGCTGCTCGTCGACCGCTATCCGCCGTTCCTGGTGGACCAGCCGGACTACCCGGTGCGGGTGGAGCTGCGGCCGGGCGAGCTGAACCGGCTGGCGGTGCTCTTCCGGATCGTCCTGGTGATCCCGGCGGCGATCCTCAGCGCGATCGTCGCGCACGGCTGGGCGGTGCTGGCGTTCTTCATCTGGCTGATCGTGCTGGTGCTCGGCCGCACGCCGCGCCCGGTATTCGACGCCACTTCTGCGGTGCTGCGCTTCAGCTTCCGCACCAACGCCTACTTCTACCTGCTCACCGGCGCCTACCCGCGCCACCTGTTCGGCGACGCGCGGGCCGAGGAGAACCCGCCGCGGCAGTCACCCGGCACGCGCCCGCTGGTGATGTCCAAGGGCGGCCGGGTGCTGCTGGTCGTGTTCATCGTGCTGGGCGTGCTCGGCCTGGCGGGCAACGGCGCGGTCCAGACGACCTACCCGCCGTTCGAGCAGGACCCGCACGAATACCAGTACGCGCAGCCGGAGTGA
- a CDS encoding AAA family ATPase yields the protein MLDRAILLITGIQAAGKSTIAQGIAERLPRSVHLRGDTFRRMVVGGREEMSAPPSEEALRQLRLRHRLTAQAADAYFAEGFAVVAQDVVLGEHLPELVEQIRSRPLLVVVLAPDVEAIADREAGRGKTAYDTWAIAELNAVLHEQTPRLGLWLDTSGQTPEQTIEEILRRWPEAVV from the coding sequence GTGCTCGACCGCGCCATCCTGCTGATCACCGGCATCCAGGCCGCAGGCAAGTCCACCATCGCGCAAGGCATCGCCGAACGGCTGCCGCGCTCGGTGCACCTGCGCGGCGACACGTTCCGCCGCATGGTCGTCGGCGGCCGCGAGGAGATGTCCGCGCCGCCGTCAGAGGAGGCGCTGCGCCAGCTCCGCCTGCGGCACCGGCTGACCGCGCAGGCCGCCGACGCCTACTTCGCCGAGGGCTTCGCGGTCGTCGCCCAGGACGTCGTGCTCGGCGAGCACCTGCCCGAGCTGGTCGAGCAGATCCGCAGCCGCCCGCTGCTGGTGGTCGTGCTCGCCCCGGACGTCGAGGCGATCGCCGACCGGGAGGCGGGCCGCGGCAAGACCGCCTACGACACCTGGGCGATCGCCGAGCTGAACGCGGTGCTGCACGAGCAGACCCCGCGCCTGGGCCTGTGGCTGGACACCTCCGGCCAGACCCCGGAGCAGACGATCGAGGAGATCCTCCGCCGCTGGCCCGAAGCCGTCGTCTGA
- a CDS encoding ATP-dependent DNA ligase — protein sequence MLPLQPPVKPMLASPTDGIPRQGGLLFEPKWDGFRCLVFADPRADPPVRLQSRTGRSLDRYFPEVLAAVAEHLDRPAVLDGELVVIQRDDAGDRLDWDVLSERIHPAASRVRLLAEQTPATFIAFDLLALDDRDLTEAPQTERRELLAGLGLDRTGLRTTPVTDDPDTAAEWFRIFEGAGLDGIIAKPTGGAYLPGKRTMLKIKHSRTADCVVAGLRWHAKTEPGTAVGSLQLGLHDERGVLHHVGVVGAFSAARRRELATELAGLITEGEHPWLGPNATGRRLPGSVNRWNSSEQPWVPLRPERVVEVSYDHTEGGHPARFRHTTQFVRWRPDRDPESCRYDQLDEPTRYALDAVLTGEVDREARTGG from the coding sequence GTGCTCCCCCTGCAGCCACCGGTGAAACCGATGCTGGCCAGCCCGACCGACGGCATCCCGAGGCAGGGCGGACTGCTCTTCGAACCGAAGTGGGACGGCTTCCGCTGCCTGGTGTTCGCCGATCCGCGGGCCGATCCGCCGGTGCGGCTGCAGTCCCGCACCGGCCGGTCCCTCGACCGCTACTTCCCGGAGGTGCTGGCCGCCGTCGCCGAGCACCTCGACCGGCCCGCGGTGCTCGACGGCGAGCTGGTGGTGATCCAGCGCGACGACGCGGGCGACCGGCTGGACTGGGACGTCCTGAGCGAGCGCATCCACCCGGCGGCCAGCCGCGTCCGCCTGCTCGCCGAGCAGACCCCGGCCACCTTCATCGCCTTCGACCTGCTGGCGCTCGACGACCGCGACCTCACCGAGGCCCCGCAGACCGAGCGCCGCGAACTGCTCGCCGGACTCGGCCTCGATCGCACCGGCCTGCGCACCACACCGGTCACCGACGACCCGGACACCGCGGCGGAGTGGTTCCGGATCTTCGAGGGCGCCGGGCTGGACGGCATCATCGCCAAGCCCACCGGCGGCGCCTACCTGCCCGGCAAGCGGACCATGCTCAAGATCAAGCACTCGCGCACCGCCGACTGCGTGGTGGCCGGGCTGCGCTGGCACGCCAAGACCGAGCCCGGCACCGCGGTGGGTTCGCTGCAGCTGGGCCTGCACGACGAGCGCGGCGTGCTGCACCACGTCGGCGTCGTCGGCGCGTTCTCCGCCGCCCGCCGGCGCGAGCTGGCCACCGAGCTCGCCGGGCTCATCACCGAGGGCGAGCACCCGTGGTTGGGCCCGAACGCGACGGGCCGCCGGCTGCCCGGCTCGGTCAACCGCTGGAACAGCAGCGAACAGCCCTGGGTGCCGCTGCGGCCGGAACGGGTCGTCGAGGTCTCCTACGACCACACCGAGGGCGGGCACCCCGCGCGGTTCCGCCACACCACGCAGTTCGTGCGGTGGCGGCCGGACCGCGACCCGGAGTCCTGCCGCTACGACCAGCTGGACGAACCGACGCGCTACGCCCTGGACGCGGTGCTGACCGGCGAGGTGGACCGGGAGGCCCGTACGGGCGGGTAA
- a CDS encoding EamA family transporter, with protein sequence MHVAQIGSGASSGRRPLFSWGQAPARALGAIPPPMLVLLGVVSLQVGAAFAKQLFTMAGASGVVALRLTFAALILLAVWRPSLRMDRRTLAVVAGYGAVLAGMNVCIYQAFERIPLGAAVTIEFLGPLVVAVVGSRRKLDLVWAALAGLGVFLLARVEGGLDPVGVGFALAAGAMWAGYILVGAKLGSRTTGGSGLALGMAFGALVAAPFGIAEAGTALLHPAVLVAGLVVALMSSVIPYSLELEALRRMPPRVFGVLMSLEPAVAALAGLLVLGELLGTWQWVAIACVVIASVGAVGMTKSGTKPEDTGAN encoded by the coding sequence GTGCACGTCGCGCAGATCGGCTCGGGCGCATCCTCGGGCAGGCGACCGCTGTTCAGCTGGGGCCAGGCCCCGGCACGAGCGCTCGGGGCGATCCCGCCGCCGATGCTGGTGCTGCTGGGCGTGGTCAGCCTGCAGGTCGGCGCCGCCTTCGCCAAGCAGCTGTTCACCATGGCGGGCGCCTCCGGGGTGGTGGCGCTGCGGTTGACCTTCGCGGCGCTGATCCTGCTGGCGGTCTGGCGCCCGTCGCTGCGGATGGACCGGCGGACGCTGGCGGTGGTGGCCGGTTACGGCGCGGTGCTGGCGGGCATGAACGTCTGCATCTACCAGGCGTTCGAGCGGATCCCGCTGGGCGCGGCGGTGACCATCGAGTTCCTCGGCCCGCTGGTGGTGGCGGTGGTCGGCTCGCGCCGCAAGCTGGACCTGGTGTGGGCGGCGCTGGCCGGGCTCGGGGTGTTCCTGCTGGCGCGCGTCGAGGGCGGTCTGGACCCGGTCGGCGTGGGCTTCGCGCTCGCGGCCGGAGCGATGTGGGCGGGCTACATCCTGGTCGGCGCGAAGCTGGGCAGCCGGACAACCGGTGGCTCCGGCCTCGCCCTGGGCATGGCCTTCGGCGCCCTGGTGGCGGCACCGTTCGGCATCGCCGAGGCGGGCACGGCGCTGCTGCACCCGGCGGTCCTCGTCGCAGGTCTGGTGGTGGCGCTGATGTCCTCGGTGATCCCGTACTCCCTGGAGCTGGAAGCGCTGCGCCGCATGCCGCCGAGGGTCTTCGGCGTCCTGATGAGCCTGGAACCGGCGGTGGCGGCCCTGGCAGGACTCCTGGTCCTGGGCGAACTCCTCGGCACCTGGCAGTGGGTGGCGATCGCCTGCGTGGTCATCGCCTCGGTCGGCGCGGTCGGCATGACCAAGTCCGGGACCAAACCCGAGGACACCGGCGCCAACTAG
- a CDS encoding 2-dehydropantoate 2-reductase — translation MHIAIIGSGGIGGVLAAAAHAAGHEVTLCVRTPFDRLTVETPDGAAEIPATVATEPGAVRGADWILLTTKVQDVPSAAGWLQRLDDGRAPIVVVQNGVEHRESVAGMGLRGPVLPALIYVAAERVRPGHVVRRSPATMQVEAGAVGERFAELVSGGPLTVRPTENFHTAMWRKMLTNLAPNPITALALRRLDVLAEPDVRELCEGILAEAVEVARAEGADLAHADAEQVLDDYINKFPPTNGTSMLYDRLAGLPTEHEHITGPLIRAAEKHGIPVPLNKTLLTLMRALRPAKLPPV, via the coding sequence GTGCACATCGCGATCATCGGTTCGGGTGGTATCGGCGGAGTTCTCGCGGCGGCAGCGCACGCCGCCGGGCACGAGGTGACGTTGTGCGTGCGCACCCCGTTCGACCGGTTGACGGTGGAAACGCCGGACGGCGCCGCGGAGATCCCGGCGACGGTGGCGACCGAGCCCGGCGCGGTGCGCGGAGCCGACTGGATCCTGCTGACCACCAAGGTCCAGGACGTGCCGAGCGCGGCGGGCTGGCTGCAGCGGCTGGACGACGGCCGCGCGCCGATCGTGGTGGTGCAGAACGGCGTCGAGCACCGCGAGTCGGTCGCCGGGATGGGCCTGCGCGGCCCGGTGCTGCCCGCGCTGATCTACGTCGCGGCGGAACGGGTGCGCCCCGGGCACGTGGTGCGCCGCTCCCCCGCCACCATGCAGGTCGAGGCGGGCGCGGTCGGCGAGCGGTTCGCCGAGCTGGTCTCCGGCGGCCCGCTGACCGTCCGGCCCACCGAGAACTTCCACACCGCGATGTGGCGCAAGATGCTGACCAACCTGGCGCCGAACCCGATCACCGCGCTCGCCCTGCGCCGCCTCGACGTGCTGGCCGAACCGGACGTCCGGGAGCTGTGCGAGGGCATCCTCGCCGAAGCGGTGGAGGTGGCCCGCGCCGAAGGCGCCGACCTCGCGCACGCCGACGCCGAGCAGGTGCTGGACGACTACATCAACAAGTTCCCGCCCACCAACGGCACGTCGATGCTCTACGACCGGCTCGCAGGCCTGCCCACCGAGCACGAGCACATCACCGGCCCTCTGATCCGAGCGGCCGAGAAGCACGGAATCCCGGTGCCCCTCAACAAGACGCTCCTGACCCTGATGCGAGCCCTGCGCCCCGCGAAGCTCCCACCGGTCTGA
- the msrB gene encoding peptide-methionine (R)-S-oxide reductase MsrB, with protein sequence MDPVAGTPKVSKTDQEWREQLSPNEYAVLRQAATEPAWQGEYVDTKTTGVYECRGCGAELFRSQTKFESHCGWPSFYDPADSEAVILREDNSLGMRRTEVLCATCHGHLGHVFEGEGYATPTDQRYCINSIAVRLVPSE encoded by the coding sequence ATGGATCCGGTCGCAGGTACCCCGAAGGTAAGCAAGACAGACCAGGAGTGGCGCGAGCAGCTCAGCCCGAACGAGTACGCGGTGCTGCGCCAGGCCGCCACCGAACCGGCCTGGCAGGGCGAGTACGTCGACACCAAGACCACCGGGGTCTACGAGTGCCGCGGTTGCGGGGCGGAGCTGTTCCGCAGCCAGACCAAGTTCGAGTCGCACTGCGGCTGGCCGTCCTTCTACGACCCGGCCGACAGCGAAGCGGTGATCCTCCGCGAGGACAACTCCCTCGGCATGCGCCGCACCGAGGTCCTGTGCGCGACCTGCCACGGCCACCTGGGACACGTCTTCGAGGGCGAGGGCTACGCCACCCCCACCGACCAGCGCTACTGCATCAACTCCATCGCCGTCCGCCTGGTGCCCAGCGAGTAA
- the hemQ gene encoding hydrogen peroxide-dependent heme synthase, whose translation MARLNYDELNDTIRYTMWSVFRIEQGTLPEDRAKAAQATQEYLDSLADSGVVVRGVYDVSGLRADADFMIWWHSEHIEQVQAAYTGFRRETPLGQSSEPVWSNVALHRPAEFNKSHIPAFLAGEEPRRFICVYPFVRSYEWYLLPDDERRKMLADHGKEARDYPDVRANTVASFALGDYEWILAFEADELHRIVDLMRHLRGTEARLHVREEIPFYTGTRVDVADLVTRLP comes from the coding sequence ATGGCGCGGCTGAACTACGACGAGCTCAACGACACCATCCGCTACACCATGTGGTCGGTGTTCCGCATCGAGCAGGGCACCCTGCCGGAGGACCGGGCCAAGGCGGCTCAGGCGACCCAGGAGTACCTGGACTCGCTGGCCGACTCCGGCGTCGTGGTCCGCGGCGTCTACGACGTCTCCGGGCTGCGGGCCGACGCGGACTTCATGATCTGGTGGCACTCCGAGCACATCGAGCAGGTGCAGGCGGCCTACACCGGTTTCCGCCGCGAAACCCCGCTCGGCCAGTCCTCCGAGCCGGTGTGGAGCAACGTCGCGCTGCACCGCCCCGCGGAGTTCAACAAGAGCCACATCCCGGCGTTCCTGGCGGGCGAGGAGCCGCGCCGGTTCATCTGCGTGTACCCGTTCGTGCGGTCCTACGAGTGGTACCTGCTGCCCGACGACGAGCGCCGCAAGATGCTGGCCGACCACGGCAAGGAAGCCCGCGACTACCCGGACGTCCGGGCGAACACGGTGGCCTCCTTCGCCCTCGGCGACTACGAGTGGATCCTGGCCTTCGAGGCCGACGAGCTGCACCGCATCGTGGACCTGATGCGGCACCTGCGCGGCACCGAGGCCCGCCTGCACGTCCGCGAGGAGATCCCGTTCTACACGGGAACCCGGGTCGACGTCGCCGACCTGGTCACCCGCCTGCCCTGA
- the amaP gene encoding alkaline shock response membrane anchor protein AmaP, with translation MQPSHKNPRNAGSTPNATTAENRGKAGRPEIKPSTTPTGRALGFERGVVTVVALLAVLLGAAVLLVGTGWLGLFRAQRPLADPIVVQWLSDNSQLALVIAIVLGVLLFVLGLWWLIRALRPESRPDLRLERGGAELTVTAAALTEAVRADAEQVTGVNRAHVRMAGDERRPSLRLTLSLQEGTNVRQVWEDLDAKVLSRAREALGTDTLPTAIRLRLDRAPRQRVR, from the coding sequence ATGCAACCCAGCCACAAGAATCCGCGAAACGCGGGATCGACCCCGAACGCAACCACCGCTGAAAATCGCGGGAAGGCGGGACGGCCCGAGATCAAGCCGAGCACGACGCCCACCGGCCGCGCTCTGGGCTTCGAACGCGGCGTCGTCACGGTGGTCGCGCTGCTCGCGGTGCTGCTCGGCGCCGCGGTGCTGCTGGTCGGGACCGGCTGGCTCGGTCTCTTCCGGGCGCAGCGCCCGCTGGCCGACCCGATCGTGGTGCAGTGGCTGAGCGACAACTCGCAGCTCGCCCTCGTGATCGCGATCGTGCTCGGCGTGCTGCTGTTCGTGCTGGGCCTGTGGTGGCTGATCCGGGCGCTGCGCCCGGAATCCCGGCCGGACCTGCGGCTGGAGCGCGGCGGCGCCGAGCTGACGGTGACCGCCGCGGCGCTGACCGAAGCGGTGCGCGCCGATGCCGAGCAGGTCACCGGCGTCAACCGGGCGCACGTGCGGATGGCCGGTGACGAGCGGCGCCCGTCGCTGCGCCTGACGCTGTCCCTGCAGGAGGGCACCAACGTCCGGCAGGTGTGGGAGGACCTCGACGCGAAAGTCCTCTCCCGCGCCCGCGAGGCGCTGGGTACCGATACCTTGCCCACAGCGATCCGCCTGCGACTGGACCGGGCGCCGCGCCAACGCGTCCGCTGA
- a CDS encoding alpha/beta hydrolase: MPRTSHRAGAVLLPLLLVVLAACSAGPSGRPPVAFQDGDQQVAPAPQPPKPAPVPELGGPSDDMLLWSDCTDQTRAELGELPPGMTVSCSQLLSTLDSPEAPERGTARNALLRVGTGQRVPLVVAGDVGGEPGTTFAARMAAQLPELLNTFDIIGMDRRGTGESDPAACVPQPQREAIVDFDARATDRAQLDRLLESVLRASQECLLDLDERLQAYDTWRAASDLEELRLDLGVPKLHAIGRGEASRLLTTYAERFPTSVGRMVLDGAPDPTRDAIGQAEHEAQAAEHVFDVFAADCAGRGCPLGPEPRKTVDGLVERTRQTPLPAGSTTIGSGRVVQAILLGLSDRKSWPALADALAAADRGDGAGLAALSAPLVTAQGINPPWLDGELITSCNDTTLRVPPQRAGDLATDWVNRFPLFGGAAVQRLVWCGSWPVPQQPLPAPRRPDLPPIPVISTANDPLVLEAGSEHMAEQLPTGVLVRWQGSGHGAVARSRCVTDAVTRFLLQGTVPTDGMACPE; this comes from the coding sequence GTGCCGCGCACCTCTCACCGGGCCGGGGCCGTGCTGCTGCCGTTGCTGCTGGTGGTTCTCGCGGCGTGCTCGGCCGGTCCGTCGGGCCGCCCGCCGGTCGCCTTCCAGGACGGCGACCAGCAGGTCGCACCCGCCCCGCAGCCGCCGAAACCGGCGCCCGTCCCGGAGCTCGGCGGGCCCAGCGACGACATGCTCCTGTGGTCGGACTGCACCGACCAGACCCGCGCGGAACTCGGCGAGCTGCCACCGGGGATGACCGTCAGCTGCTCGCAGCTGCTCAGCACGCTCGACTCCCCGGAAGCGCCCGAGCGCGGCACCGCGCGCAACGCGCTGCTGCGCGTCGGCACCGGCCAGCGCGTGCCGCTGGTGGTGGCCGGCGACGTCGGTGGCGAGCCCGGCACCACCTTCGCCGCGCGCATGGCCGCGCAGCTGCCCGAGCTGCTGAACACCTTCGACATCATCGGCATGGACCGGCGCGGCACCGGCGAGTCCGACCCCGCCGCCTGCGTCCCGCAGCCGCAGCGCGAAGCCATCGTCGACTTCGACGCGCGCGCCACCGACCGCGCCCAGCTGGACCGGTTGCTGGAATCGGTGCTGCGGGCGAGCCAGGAGTGCCTGCTCGACCTCGACGAGCGGCTGCAGGCCTACGACACCTGGCGGGCCGCGTCCGACCTCGAAGAGCTGCGCCTGGACCTGGGCGTGCCGAAGCTGCACGCGATCGGCCGCGGCGAGGCCTCCCGGCTGCTGACCACCTACGCCGAGCGCTTCCCGACCTCGGTGGGCCGGATGGTGCTGGACGGCGCGCCGGATCCGACCCGCGACGCCATCGGGCAGGCGGAGCACGAAGCGCAGGCCGCGGAGCACGTCTTCGACGTCTTCGCCGCCGACTGCGCCGGTCGCGGCTGCCCGCTGGGGCCGGAGCCGCGCAAGACCGTCGACGGCCTCGTCGAGCGCACGCGCCAGACGCCGCTACCGGCCGGGAGCACCACCATCGGCAGCGGCCGCGTGGTGCAGGCGATCCTGCTCGGCCTGAGCGATCGCAAGAGCTGGCCCGCGCTGGCCGATGCGCTGGCGGCGGCCGACCGCGGCGATGGTGCCGGGCTGGCGGCGCTCAGCGCGCCGCTGGTCACCGCGCAGGGCATCAACCCGCCGTGGCTGGACGGCGAGCTGATCACCAGCTGCAACGACACCACGCTCCGGGTGCCGCCGCAGCGCGCCGGTGATCTCGCGACGGACTGGGTGAACAGGTTCCCGCTGTTCGGCGGGGCCGCCGTGCAGCGGCTGGTGTGGTGCGGGTCGTGGCCGGTTCCGCAGCAACCGCTGCCCGCGCCGCGCCGGCCCGATCTGCCGCCGATCCCGGTGATCAGCACCGCGAACGATCCGCTGGTGCTCGAAGCGGGCAGCGAGCACATGGCCGAGCAGCTGCCGACCGGGGTGCTGGTGCGCTGGCAGGGCTCCGGGCACGGCGCCGTCGCCCGCTCCCGGTGCGTCACCGACGCCGTCACCCGGTTCCTGCTGCAGGGCACCGTGCCGACCGACGGCATGGCCTGCCCGGAGTGA
- the hemG gene encoding protoporphyrinogen oxidase, whose product MAPRVAVVGGGIAGLAAAHRLRRELGPQAEIVLVEQASRVGGKLRTVELAGRAYDLGAEAFLARRPEVLRLADELGVAADVVHPGGVSASVHAGGRTRRLPTGTVMGVPAGPEAVRDVLSDSGLAAVRAEPELPPLRLDGADISVGELLRGRVGDEVVDRLVEPLLGGVYAGDSNRLGLRATVPALAAALDAGAESITEAAASALPAPKPDAPKLPVFGAFHSGYRRLIDQLLIAADAQLRLGLPVRGLARTATGWRLEIGAAPSPEFLDVDGVVLAVPAPSARRLLQDVVPAAAVKLGEVELASMIVVGFALPADVALPNASGVLIARGERHADGTPFTAKAFTFSSNKWPHLRGAGGELLVRGSVGRFGETADLRLDDAEVQRRVRADLAELTGIAAEPVDSVVLRWGGGLPQYGVGHLDLIADVERAVAEQPGLALAGAALHGVGVPACVATGEAAAMEITRALLRGTRREVGP is encoded by the coding sequence ATGGCACCGCGGGTCGCAGTCGTCGGCGGCGGCATCGCCGGACTGGCCGCCGCCCACCGGCTGCGCCGGGAGCTCGGGCCGCAGGCCGAGATCGTGCTGGTCGAGCAGGCCTCCCGCGTCGGCGGCAAGCTGCGCACGGTCGAGCTGGCCGGACGGGCCTACGACCTCGGCGCGGAGGCGTTCCTGGCGCGTCGGCCCGAGGTCCTGCGCCTCGCGGACGAACTGGGCGTGGCGGCCGACGTCGTGCACCCGGGCGGTGTGTCGGCGTCGGTGCACGCCGGTGGCCGGACGCGGCGCCTGCCGACCGGCACCGTGATGGGCGTGCCCGCCGGCCCGGAGGCGGTGCGCGACGTGCTGTCGGATTCCGGCCTGGCGGCGGTCCGCGCGGAACCGGAGCTGCCGCCGCTGCGGCTCGACGGAGCCGACATCTCGGTCGGCGAGCTGCTGCGCGGCCGGGTCGGTGACGAGGTCGTGGACCGGTTGGTGGAGCCGCTGCTCGGCGGTGTCTACGCGGGCGACTCGAACCGGCTCGGGCTGCGGGCGACCGTCCCCGCTCTGGCGGCGGCGCTGGACGCGGGCGCGGAGTCGATCACCGAGGCGGCCGCTTCGGCGCTGCCCGCGCCGAAGCCCGACGCGCCGAAGCTGCCGGTGTTCGGCGCGTTCCACAGCGGCTACCGGCGGCTGATCGACCAGCTGCTGATCGCCGCCGACGCGCAGCTCCGGCTCGGGCTGCCGGTGCGGGGCCTGGCCCGGACCGCGACCGGCTGGCGGCTGGAGATCGGCGCGGCGCCGAGCCCGGAGTTCCTCGACGTCGACGGCGTCGTGCTCGCCGTGCCCGCCCCTTCGGCGCGCCGCCTGCTCCAGGACGTCGTGCCCGCCGCAGCGGTCAAGCTCGGCGAGGTGGAGCTGGCATCCATGATCGTCGTCGGCTTCGCGCTGCCCGCGGACGTGGCGCTGCCCAATGCCTCGGGCGTGCTGATCGCGCGCGGCGAGCGGCACGCCGACGGAACCCCGTTCACCGCGAAGGCGTTCACCTTCTCCAGCAACAAGTGGCCGCACCTGCGCGGTGCGGGCGGCGAGCTGCTGGTGCGCGGTTCGGTCGGCCGCTTCGGCGAGACCGCCGACCTGCGGCTGGACGACGCGGAGGTGCAGCGCAGGGTGCGGGCCGATCTCGCCGAGCTGACCGGGATCGCGGCGGAGCCGGTGGACTCGGTCGTGCTGCGCTGGGGCGGCGGGCTGCCCCAGTACGGCGTGGGCCACCTGGACCTGATCGCCGACGTGGAACGAGCGGTGGCGGAGCAGCCGGGACTGGCGCTCGCCGGTGCGGCGCTGCACGGCGTCGGGGTCCCGGCGTGCGTCGCGACGGGGGAGGCCGCAGCGATGGAGATCACGCGGGCCCTGCTGCGGGGGACACGCCGGGAAGTGGGACCATGA
- a CDS encoding DUF6286 domain-containing protein — protein sequence MRFVVRLITTLLGLAVAAAGVVLVVEAVGALVRPGTGDLIVPWQRVHAALSVVSWDDAPVRAIAAAVLVAGLLLLLIATTSRRREIRLHDPAPEVTVTTDPRSLARLVGHQVRDQDGVATASVTASAKRVQVRASSQFRDAGDLRSRLTETAEHAVHDLPLRSTPKVLVSVSTPKERR from the coding sequence ATGCGCTTTGTCGTTCGGCTGATCACGACGTTGCTGGGCCTGGCCGTCGCCGCTGCCGGCGTGGTGCTGGTGGTCGAGGCGGTGGGCGCGCTGGTGCGGCCGGGCACCGGTGACCTGATCGTTCCCTGGCAGCGCGTCCACGCCGCGCTGAGCGTGGTGTCGTGGGACGACGCCCCGGTCCGGGCGATCGCCGCCGCGGTGCTGGTGGCCGGGCTGCTCCTGCTGCTGATCGCGACGACCTCCCGGCGGCGCGAGATCCGGCTGCACGATCCGGCGCCGGAGGTCACGGTGACCACCGATCCGCGCTCGCTGGCGCGGCTGGTCGGGCACCAGGTGCGCGACCAGGACGGGGTCGCCACCGCCTCGGTGACCGCGAGCGCCAAGCGCGTCCAGGTCCGCGCCAGCTCGCAGTTCCGCGATGCGGGCGACCTGCGGAGCCGGTTGACCGAGACCGCTGAGCACGCCGTGCACGACCTGCCGCTGCGCAGCACCCCGAAGGTGCTGGTGTCAGTGAGCACGCCCAAGGAGCGGCGATGA